In Kineococcus sp. NBC_00420, a single genomic region encodes these proteins:
- a CDS encoding methylenetetrahydrofolate reductase has translation MTLAPLVAAATGRPTVSFELFPPRSEIGRESLWRRLSDLLDTHPDFVSVTFGAAGATRGPSRELLAHVLGSTAVPAMAHLTCVGSSRREVVELAGEFLDAGVRNVLALRGDPPVGSADWTPHPDGLATARDLVELLQVADRRRSALRGGRVPVDEGPLTLAVAAFPRGRDAELAALRAKQDAGAHFAICQVTFSAEEYATFVRRARAAGVSIPLLPGIAVTDDARRLQRIGELAGVPAPEQLLAALDTDDTAQRRRASTAFSSGLAAGLLDAGAPGLHLYTFNAAEPALDLLDHLNLPRSIQSRIAAVGGPTP, from the coding sequence ATGACGCTGGCTCCCCTCGTCGCCGCCGCGACCGGGAGGCCCACCGTCAGTTTCGAACTCTTCCCGCCCCGTTCCGAGATCGGGCGGGAGTCGTTGTGGCGCAGGCTCTCCGATCTCCTCGACACGCACCCCGACTTCGTCTCGGTCACCTTCGGGGCGGCCGGCGCGACGAGGGGACCGAGTCGGGAACTGCTGGCCCACGTCCTGGGTTCGACGGCCGTGCCGGCGATGGCCCACCTGACGTGCGTGGGGTCCTCGCGACGTGAGGTGGTGGAACTCGCCGGCGAGTTCCTCGACGCCGGTGTCCGCAACGTCCTCGCGCTGCGGGGCGACCCGCCGGTCGGGAGCGCGGACTGGACCCCGCACCCCGACGGTCTGGCGACCGCGCGGGACCTGGTCGAACTGCTCCAGGTCGCCGACCGGCGGCGCTCCGCGCTGCGGGGCGGCCGCGTCCCCGTCGACGAGGGTCCCCTGACCCTCGCCGTGGCGGCCTTCCCCCGCGGTCGCGACGCGGAACTGGCGGCCCTGCGCGCCAAGCAGGACGCCGGTGCGCACTTCGCGATCTGCCAGGTGACGTTCTCGGCGGAGGAGTACGCGACCTTCGTGCGCCGGGCGCGCGCCGCCGGGGTGAGCATCCCGCTGCTGCCCGGCATCGCCGTGACGGACGACGCCCGCCGGTTGCAGCGCATCGGCGAGCTGGCCGGTGTCCCGGCCCCGGAACAGCTGCTCGCGGCGCTCGACACCGACGACACCGCCCAGCGCCGCCGGGCGTCGACGGCGTTCTCGTCGGGACTCGCGGCGGGACTGCTCGACGCCGGCGCCCCCGGACTGCACCTCTACACGTTCAACGCGGCGGAACCCGCGCTCGACCTGCTCGACCACCTGAACCTGCCCCGATCCATCCAGAGCCGCATCGCTGCGGTAGGAGGTCCCACCCCGTGA
- a CDS encoding aminotransferase class V-fold PLP-dependent enzyme encodes MTLSTLSPLRCPAPVAPLLPVVGRDTRVPLAQGGSTTYANLDNAASAPALTSVATRVAQVLPHYASVHRGAGYLSRVSTALFEQARAEVGTFLGARPDDVVVFTRSTTDALDLLARAVPQGSRVLVADVEHHANLLSWQRSALTTVLRGGSDAEETATLLEAELARGGYALLAVAGASNVTGEVLPLRRLARAAHAAGARIAVDGAQLLPHRRVDLGRDGIDWIALSGHKLYAPYGAGALVGRRDWLDAADPYLAGGGATLDVRHDAVRWATGPDRHEAGSPNVLGAVALAQACSTLATLAPGALEAHEEALRERLVGGLTALAGVEVVRPHPDDAVGVVTFTVPGRSVSEVAAFLSAEHGIGVRDGRFCAHRFADSLGLADGGLRVSTGVGTGSAEVERLLAAVEQFVGAGPELEYGIVAGHWGPTTDARPEPASFLPAPGADADLG; translated from the coding sequence GTGACGCTCAGCACCCTCTCCCCCCTCCGCTGCCCGGCGCCCGTCGCGCCGCTGCTGCCCGTGGTCGGCCGGGACACCCGCGTCCCGCTCGCCCAGGGCGGGTCGACCACCTACGCGAACCTGGACAACGCCGCCAGCGCACCCGCCCTCACCTCGGTCGCCACCCGCGTCGCCCAGGTCCTCCCCCACTACGCCAGCGTCCACCGCGGCGCCGGGTACCTCTCGCGCGTCTCCACCGCCCTGTTCGAGCAGGCCCGGGCCGAGGTCGGGACCTTCCTGGGGGCACGCCCCGACGACGTCGTCGTCTTCACCCGGAGCACGACCGACGCGCTCGACCTGCTCGCCCGGGCGGTCCCGCAGGGCTCCAGGGTCCTGGTGGCCGACGTCGAGCACCACGCGAACCTGTTGTCGTGGCAGCGCTCAGCCCTGACCACGGTCCTGCGCGGCGGGTCGGACGCGGAGGAGACCGCGACGCTGCTGGAGGCCGAGCTCGCCCGCGGCGGGTACGCGCTGCTGGCCGTCGCCGGTGCCTCCAACGTGACCGGTGAGGTGCTGCCGCTGCGTCGGCTGGCCCGGGCCGCGCACGCGGCCGGCGCCCGCATCGCCGTCGACGGGGCGCAGCTGCTCCCCCACCGCCGGGTGGACCTCGGTCGCGACGGGATCGACTGGATCGCGCTGTCCGGGCACAAGCTCTACGCCCCCTACGGAGCGGGCGCGCTCGTCGGTCGTCGCGACTGGCTCGACGCCGCTGATCCCTACCTCGCGGGTGGGGGCGCCACCCTCGACGTGCGCCACGACGCGGTGCGGTGGGCCACCGGGCCCGACCGCCACGAGGCGGGTTCCCCGAACGTGCTCGGCGCCGTCGCCCTCGCCCAGGCCTGCAGCACGCTCGCGACGCTGGCCCCCGGAGCGCTCGAAGCGCACGAGGAGGCGCTGCGCGAACGGCTCGTCGGCGGGCTGACGGCGCTGGCCGGCGTCGAGGTCGTGCGCCCGCACCCCGACGACGCCGTGGGGGTCGTGACCTTCACCGTCCCCGGTCGCTCGGTCTCCGAGGTCGCGGCCTTCCTCTCGGCCGAGCACGGGATCGGTGTGCGCGACGGACGGTTCTGCGCCCACCGGTTCGCCGACTCCCTCGGTCTGGCCGACGGCGGTCTGAGGGTCTCCACCGGGGTCGGAACGGGATCGGCCGAGGTCGAACGGCTGCTGGCCGCGGTCGAGCAGTTCGTCGGTGCCGGGCCGGAGCTCGAGTACGGGATCGTCGCGGGGCACTGGGGTCCCACGACCGACGCTCGCCCGGAACCCGCGTCCTTCCTGCCCGCGCCCGGTGCGGACGCGGACCTGGGGTGA
- a CDS encoding rhodanese-like domain-containing protein: MSDTPAAPQAPLVDAETAGRAVAAGALFVDVRSDAGRAAAGDLPQAVVVAKTQVAEKFALGSDTALAELTGKDQEIVVICGSPAGSGPVTAELLAAGFTDVVQVDGGFPAWKAAGLTVGEPAQT, translated from the coding sequence GTGAGCGACACCCCCGCAGCACCCCAGGCACCGCTCGTCGACGCGGAGACCGCCGGGCGCGCCGTCGCCGCCGGTGCGCTGTTCGTCGACGTCCGCAGCGACGCCGGGCGGGCCGCCGCCGGCGACCTGCCGCAGGCCGTCGTCGTGGCCAAGACCCAGGTGGCGGAGAAGTTCGCCCTCGGTTCCGACACCGCGCTGGCGGAACTCACCGGGAAGGACCAGGAGATCGTCGTGATCTGCGGTTCCCCCGCGGGCTCCGGCCCCGTCACTGCCGAACTGCTGGCGGCCGGCTTCACCGACGTCGTGCAGGTCGACGGCGGTTTCCCGGCCTGGAAGGCCGCGGGCCTGACCGTGGGCGAACCCGCCCAGACCTGA
- a CDS encoding LLM class flavin-dependent oxidoreductase → MPPPFHVFLDVDGGGWHPAAWRRSRVSPDAVFSPARLKEFAVTAQAQGLTGLTFEDSTLPDPRNPHGHLDAVQRAAFLAGTTDTIGLLPVAATTYSEPFHVAAQIASLDHSSAGRAGWIATTSTPAVARTVNLPVLDDPQAELTDVVGAVRRLWDSWEDDAVVRDVATGRYVDRDRLHHVDVVATNFSVKGPLTVPRPPQGQPVVAAHERDLLDPGVVDVVLTGSERTRRSAGGPLVVLEVEFALDTAAASGAQRVEALDADAPAPARGRLRWTGSGEGFARYLSGLAGSVDGVRLHAAVLDEDLRTLLRTTFPALRVARLLRPPAAGATLRTTLGRPRPVNQFATA, encoded by the coding sequence GTGCCGCCCCCCTTCCACGTGTTCCTCGACGTCGACGGCGGCGGGTGGCACCCCGCGGCCTGGCGCCGCTCCCGGGTCTCCCCCGACGCCGTGTTCTCCCCCGCGCGGTTGAAGGAGTTCGCCGTCACCGCGCAGGCCCAGGGCCTCACGGGACTCACCTTCGAGGACTCCACGCTGCCGGACCCCCGCAACCCCCACGGACACCTGGACGCGGTGCAGCGGGCGGCCTTCCTCGCCGGGACCACCGACACGATCGGTCTGCTGCCGGTCGCCGCGACCACCTACTCCGAACCGTTCCACGTGGCGGCGCAGATCGCGTCGCTGGACCACTCCAGCGCCGGCCGAGCCGGCTGGATCGCGACGACGTCCACCCCCGCCGTGGCCCGGACGGTGAACCTCCCCGTGCTCGACGACCCGCAGGCGGAACTCACCGACGTGGTCGGGGCCGTACGGAGGTTGTGGGACTCCTGGGAGGACGACGCGGTGGTCCGCGACGTCGCCACGGGACGCTACGTCGACCGCGACCGGTTGCACCACGTCGACGTCGTCGCCACCAACTTCTCGGTCAAGGGCCCGCTCACCGTGCCCCGTCCCCCGCAGGGGCAGCCGGTCGTGGCCGCCCACGAACGCGACCTCCTCGACCCGGGCGTGGTCGACGTCGTCCTCACGGGCAGCGAGCGGACCCGGCGCAGCGCCGGTGGTCCGCTGGTCGTGCTCGAGGTCGAGTTCGCCCTCGACACCGCGGCCGCCTCGGGTGCGCAGCGGGTCGAGGCGCTCGACGCCGACGCCCCGGCTCCCGCACGGGGCCGGCTGCGCTGGACGGGGTCCGGTGAAGGCTTCGCGCGGTACCTCTCCGGTCTCGCGGGTTCCGTCGACGGTGTCCGGCTGCACGCCGCCGTCCTCGACGAGGACCTCCGCACGCTGCTGCGCACCACGTTCCCCGCCCTGCGCGTCGCCCGGCTGCTGCGACCACCCGCCGCCGGTGCGACGTTGCGCACCACCCTCGGCCGTCCCCGGCCGGTCAACCAGTTCGCGACGGCCTGA